Genomic segment of Polycladomyces abyssicola:
TGGGCGAAGATGATCTCCGGAAAACCGGTTCGCCGGGATCGGTGGAGGTCGACGCGAGCGAAGCCCAGTTCATCAAACGTGGCCAATTGTTGACGGGCTTGGTCCACCGAACATCTTCCCTCTGCGACCGCATGCAAAATCTCGGTCAACCTGTCCATGGTCACAGGGTTTCACCCGCCTGATTCCGTGCGATATTCATACTGCCGCTTCTGTATCCGGCCAAATCCAACGTGGTATACACAAAACCCAGCGAGCGGAAGAAGTCGGTGATGGCAGCAGTGTGGTGAAGTACAAGCGGCATTTCTTCCGGCAACACCTCGATCCTGGCGATCATTTCGTGATGGCGCACACGGACTTGCGTGAATCCCAGCTCCAACAAAAAGATTTCGGCTTGGTCCAATTGTGAGATTTTTTCGCGTGTAATCCGCGTACCATAGGGAATGCGGGAGGAAAGGCAAGCGAACGAAGGCTTGTTCCAGGTCGGCAATCCCATCTCTTTGGAAAGCAGACGAATCTCCTTCTTGGTTAACCCGACTTCCATCAACGGGCTTCTGACACCCCACCGGCGTGTTGCCTGCATACCGGGGCGATAATCCCCAACATCATCCGCATGGCTACCGTCTACTATGACTGCGTTGGCATAACGGGCGGCAATGGCCTGCAGGCGACTGTATAATCCGTCTTTGCAGTGGAAACAACGATCCAAGTTGTTGGCGGCAAACGCTTCGTTGGTCAACTCTTCCACGTGAAGTGTTTCGTGGCGAACCCCCAATTGACGGGCTAATGCTACGGCCGCATCGAATTCCCTTTTTGGAAACGTGTCGGACGAAGCGGTTACGGCCAGACAGCGTTCCCCCAGCTCCTCTTGTGCCCTGGCCAGCAAAAATGTGCTGTCCACACCCCCTGAAAAAGCCACGACCACGTGATTCATCTCTTTGAGCAGATGTCCCAAACGCTCATTTTTGTCGCGAACGTCCAAGGGGAGCCCTCCTTTGTCTGTATGTTTAAGTCTAGTATATCGGGTTTTGTCTGGAAGAGACAACCAACTTACTCCTGTTGAAGAGTGGGTACCGATGCGTTACCATGTAAACGATGTAAACTTTTGAGACTGCTGGACAAAGTGGTTAAACCTCACGCAATTACGGGAAGCGGGTTCTTCCCGTCACATGCGGAACGGAGACGGGAAGTCGGAGCCCGCGGACTTTTTCATCAACTGATCACGGCGTAACCGTTTCGTCTATGGTAAAATAATCGTGAGGATTGTGCAGCTTCGATCAATCTTATTCGGGTATTTTTGCGTCGAGCGGTTTCATGAGAAGCCGCCCGGGGAAGTATAGTGGGGGACACCTGTTTGGCAGCCTTTGCACATAGGAGGATGTGTGGATGAAACACGAACGGAAGCCGGAATGGCTGAAAGTTAAATTATCCACCGGAGAAAACTATCAGGAATTGAAACGGATGATGCGGAGCAAGACGCTCCATACCGTTTGCGAAGAAGCACGCTGTCCCAACATATACGAATGCTGGGCCAATCGGACAGCTACATTTATGATCTTGGGCGATATCTGCACCCGTGCCTGCCGTTTTTGCGCTGTGAAGACGGGATTACCGACCGAGCTGGACTGGCAGGAGCCGGAACGTGTGGCTGAAGCGGTTGAGCAAATGGGCGTCAAGCACGCCGTTGTTACTTCGGTTGCACGGGATGATCTGAAAGACGGGGGTGCCGCCATTTTCGCGGCCACCATCAAGGCGATCCGCAAACGCAATCCGTTTACCAGCGTAGAGGTATTGATCCCGGACTTCCAGGGTAACTGGGATGCATTAAAAGTGGTGATGGATGCACGTCCGGACATTTTGAACCACAATATCGAAACGGTGCGGAGCCGTTCGGACCGTGTCCGCTCTAAAGCGAAATATGACCGTTCCTTGGAGCTGTTGCGTCGGGCAAAAGAAATGCAGCCGGATATTCCGACCAAATCCAGCATCATGGTGGGTGTCGGTGAAGAGTATCACGAGATTTTGAAGGCCATGGACGATTTGCGGGCAGTTAATGTGGACATCTTGACCATCGGCCAGTATTTGCAACCGACCAAAAAACACCTGAAGATCCACCGGTATTACACGCCGGAGGAGTTCCAGCAACTGAAGGAAGAAGGGCTGAAACGGGGCTTCTCCCATGTGGAATCCGGGCCGTTGGTCCGCAGTTCGTACCATGCGCACGAGCAAGTGCAATCTGCCGAAAAACGCATGGCGCAATAAACCAAACAGCCATCTCCGGTTATGGAGATGGCTGTTTGTTCTTTTCGGGCTCAAGACCCGCTTTGAAACCGGAAAGTGCAGGACGCCCAGCAGAGTACAGATGAAAACAGACACGTGTCAGACACCACCGGGTCCTCCCGCGCGGGTAGAACGTCCGGCTCCTCCCACATCGGGAGGCGTTTTGTCTCCCATACGATCCAACAGTTGTTCCAGATCACCGCGTGCACCCTCGACATAATTGCCCCTTTTCAACCGCATCCCGACCCGGTCGATTTGGTTCCGCAAACGGGTATCGCTGGTCACGTGAATCCGGAAATATCGGGGCGTGACGCTGGCCGCCGTTCTCCAGGCGTCATGCAGTGTTTTCCGGTCCAACCGGCCCGTTTTGGTCTGAACACCGACAAAAACGTGATTGTCCGTGACTAAGACGGAAGCTGCTTTTACATTGGGGAGTACCGTCTCCAGATGGGCGATGTGTCGCGCCAAGATCGTCCGGTCCACATAAACGCTGGGACCCTTGACAGTTGTTCCGTCCGCATTCCGGAATTGGGATTCATCATAGTGGATATAACCGATCTGGTTGGATCCGCCGTGCATTTGATAGCGGCTCGCGTCTCGATTCCCAACGTAATCATATGGGCGCGTGTTCTGTCTGTTTTGATACAACGACTCATCCAGATTGCGCTCCGGCATTCTCGCCTGCATGCATCCTGTCATCAGAAAAAGAAAAGCGCAAAAGCCCAAAATCAGGCGTCTTTTCATGACGTACACCTCCTATGGATAGCATGCCCGCGGAAAAGAGGGGTACGCGTGACAAAATGTGTATGAGACCGGAATTGGAGGAAGAAGGAATTGATCCAACAAGTGTGGTAAGATAGGAACAAGAACAGGTACAGAGGTTGAGAGTTATGGAAACTATTTCTATACAGGGAAAAGAATATGAATTGATCACGAATCACAAAAACGGGTGGAATCCGGAGGCGTTTCGCAAGCGGTACAGCGATATTCTGGGGAAATACGACTACATCGTGGGAGATTGGGGATATGGTCAGTTAAGGTTGAAGGGCTTTTTTTCCGACCATCACCCCAAAGCGACCAACGATAGTAAAATCAGCTATTTGGAGGAATACCTGAACGAATACTGCAATTTCGGGTGTGCGTATTTCGTGTTGCGTTGCGTCAACAACAAACGTCACTATACCAAATCGCGGAAAGGAAAACAACGTGAACGACGCGTATACGAAAAGCGGTGAAAATTCCGGAGAAACGGGAGCCGAATCTTTCCCGAGCGATCATAGCGGTCGCAGGCGGATTCGACTCCCGTTTTTTCAGGGTTCAAAGGTCGGTTGAGTCGGTGCATCTCCCTCGCGATCTCGTTCGTCGTGGGTAGGGTGACTGCCGGGGGCTTGACGGGGAAGCCCTTCATGAAACTCCCGCATTTCGTAAGTAAATTGGGGAGAGGCATGCTGGTCCGGTTGCCAAGGCGTGCTTTTGCCCAATTGTGCTTCGTTGTGAGCCGCACCGTAGGGGCCTTCCGGGAATTCTTCGGGTACTAACTCATTGCGTTGGGATTCCACTGTGGATACTTCATGAAAATCACGTTTGGGATGTTTCCGGCGCATTTGCTTTCACCTCAAAAATTAAACTCCCCTGGCGGGGAGGAACTATGCGCCCGAATGCACTTGTCAACCGATCATGGACCAAAGGAATTGCTCCAACTCCTTCGCTTCCGCTTCCGACAAACCGTATACGTGTTCCAGATAACCGGGTTCCTTCAAGTCGTCTGGACCGATGATGGCGAATTTGTTGGATTGAAGGTTCAAAACCAACAGCTTACCGTAAAATCGATCGGTCTGAATGATCGCCAAGTCGAAACGGTTGGTATCACCGACAAAGCTGACGAACCGGGTACGCGTCTCTTCCTTATCGTCATATAAAAACATCCAATTCTCTTGTGTCATCATTGACGAGCTCCTTTGCGGGTGGATTCCGTTCTCCATTATACCGCATCCACATCAGTGGAGCCCAAAAACCGCAGGATCAGAATATGCCCAAAAAACGTGCGCTTTTCTTTTGTCTCCGCGGCACGAACTGGCTTTCTTCCGAAGCGGCCGCCAAGCGATTGTTGAAAGAGAGGTTTCGAAGCTCGATGCGCAGTTGGTCCTGCTTTTTACGGATTTCGTCAAACATGAGATGTACGTCGTTGGCGGGAGCATACTCATAGGTCATCGTGGTGAATTTATTGTCCAGCTCTTCGATGGCGTCAAACAAGCTGTATGTGTGTTCCTCCATCCGTTCCAACCGTTCGTACAGCTCCGACACCATTTCTCCGATATTTTCCATATGTTTCATCATGTGTTGCAATGCTTTTTCCGCGTTGAGAAACGGCGCCACTTTGTCTTTTTTTGCGTCTTGAGTGGACGCGGGTGGCTGTTCCGGCTTCAATTTCCCCTCTTTATACAATTCCAACCGCACTTGGCGCATGGACTTGTTGGGTTGCTGCTGCAAGCGTTCTTGTATATCCGCCAAGCGGTTAAAACTTTCTTCAGTCAGCACGTAATGGCCCCGGTCGTTCCACTCCGGGCGAATGTATTCGGCGAAGACGTCGATCCATTTGCGGATCGTACGGGCATGGACGTGAAGACGCTCGGCAGCTTCCCGGGTGGATATCGTGGCTGGCTTAGACATGGTTCATCTCCTCCCGTTAATCACGTTCCTGGCTATCCATTCGTGGGAAAGGGATGGAAATCCTTCCAGTCCGACAAAGAATGTCATTTCCTGACAAACAAAACAAAAAACAGACAAGAGACGATGGATGTGGAGAAGCATGTTCGAACTGAGAAGATTGTATGTGAAGCCGGATGTCCAACGGCAGGGCGTCGGGCGTCGATTGTTGGAAGCGGTCATTCAAGCGGGACGGATCAAAAGCATGTATGCTTGGGTGGAACAAAAAAACGAAATCGGCCGCGCTTTTTATGCGCGGCGAGGATTCGTCAAAGTGAACGAGCGGAAGGAGGACTTTTTGGGAACGGTCACGGTGGTGGAGAAGTGGGTGTGGCGGTGTCAAAAAACTGCCTCAGCTTTCGGCACAGATGGTCCACCTCGTTGATCCCGCCGCGGGGGGCGGTGTCCCACTCGGTGACACGAATCCCCCAATATTCCTGCGGCGTTCCGGGATAACGGGGAATGACGTGAACATGCAGATGAGGGACGTTGTGTCCGATGCCGAATACATAGATATGTTCGGCTTGAACCAGTGATTTGAGTGCACGGGCGGCTCGTGATATCATTTGGCCGATGGCGGCAGCTTCCTTTTCCATTAGTTTATCCCATCCCGTCGTGTGTCGTCGGGACTCCACGATCAAGTGACCCAGATAGATCGAAGGTTCCGGTTGTTTTTCCAAAGGAGCGTGGTAGAGTAATGCAAGGTCATTTTCCGCGATCTTTTCCAGATGGGAGAACAGTTTCACCCCGATGTTTCCGGCAAATAAAGCAGTCGGCGGCTGTGGTGCCCAATTCACTTCCCTCCGCTCGGAAAAGGTAATGCATTCTCTGATTTCCACATGGTTAGCTGCAATACCTGTCAACGGACTCACTGTTTTTCCATAAAAAACAAGACCCCGGCTGGGAAGCCGGGGCCTTTTGTTACGCATATGGAAACTGTGTCCGGTAGTTGGCAAATTGTTGTGCCGTCTGCGTTACTTGTTGCGCCGGGGCGGGATCGGTTTTGTACCAACCCTTTTGACTCATCAGATTAAACAGATCGCGTTGGCACTGATGCAGTTCTGTCAACATCTGCATCTGAACTTGATACAATTGTTGAGTACTGGCTTCGTTCACCGCGATGTTGTAGGCTGTCGTCAAGTATTTCTCAGTTGACAGGATGTCGTTGAGCCGATCACGGTCGTTCAATTCCGGCCCTTTGACCTGGGGCAATCCGGTCGATTGCTGAGGTTGGTTTTGCTGAGTCCCCCGCGTGGGTGTTTGTTGTCCGTATGGTGGTTGCATCATTGTCGCCTCCTTATTGCGTCATGGTTCCACCGGCAGGTGGTTGTGGTTGGATCCCCGCGGTTTGCACTTCCGATTGTAGTTGGGAAAGCAGGATTTCGTAATGCTGTTGGTGTATACGTCCGACCCGGTCGATCAGCTGGCGGACTTGAGGGTCCTGAGCTTCCTGAGCGAAATGATGACATTTCTTCATCGCCAACAGTTCCCAAGACAGCTCATCCTTCAAATAATGCAGATCTTTGCTGGACAATGGCATCTTCCTTCATCCCTTCCCATTCTTCTGATGGTCTCATTGTTTGAAAAAAAGGAAGGGAATATGCATGGCCCATGTTAAAACCCGGGATTCATGAGGTGATGATTTGGTATAATCCTAGCAGGATCAAAGCGCTGCCACTGATATATTGAAGCCACGGGCCGGGGTGAAAAATCCGGCGGACCCGGGCGCCCAGCATACAGCCCGCCCAGAGAAGAATACCGCTGAATCCGCCTAAAACCAGGCCGAAGAAAGTGGGGGCGTAACCGAGCAGCCCGCCGGTCAATCCGATCCCGAGGTTGTTCAAAGACAACCCCAGGGCCAAAAACCACCATTCCTTTTCCAACAGGGTGGCGTAACGGGTGATGCGGACCCGGGCGGCCCAGTACGATCGCAGGCCGATAATCAGCATGGTGAAACCTGCCATCCACCCCAGCAAAAAACCGGGGAGAACGGGACGTAACCAGGAACTGAGCCAATCGGCAGTACCCGAAGCGAATCCTCCTATGACGGCCACCAACAACAGTGCCGCATACGGAATCTGCTTGTTACCCAAACCGTATGTGATGCCTACTCCGACATTGTCCACATTGGCGGCGAATGAAAGCGCGATTAACGGCAATAACGGATGCATTTTACGTTCACCTGACACTTTTTTGAGGATATGACACCCTATGTCGCTGACGATGAAAGAGAAACGGCGGAAATCAACGGGCACGGGGTTTTTCGGGCAGTGGTTTAGCCCAGATCAAGATATGCCCAGAAGGAGGAGTTTCAGTCATGATTTATGACGTCAATACGGAAAGAATCGAACGGCAGTTGACCTATCTGCAAACCTGCATCGACGTGATCGCCCGCATCGACGAACACCCCAAGGAGAAGTGGATACAAGACCCTATTCGCGTGTTTGCTCTGTCCCGTGCCTATCATATCGCGGTGGAATGCATCATCGACGTGGGTAGTCTGCTGATCGACGGATTTGTTATGCGCGATCCCGGTGGGTATCTGGATATCGTGGACATTTTGACTGACGAAGAGGTAATTCCTGCGGAACAGGCGGATACGATGAAAGCGCTGGTTCTCTTCCGGGATCGATTGGTCCGCCATTACGACACGTTGGCACCTGCGGACTTGGCGGTGCATCTGGATAAACGGGAGATCATGGCTTCCTTCATCCACTGGGTGCGTTCGTATTTGACGCGGGAACTGGGGGAAAGTTACTGATAAAAACAGGAGTCGTCAACATTGGACCGTATCGAGGAAATGCCCATAAACAGATTATTGACCGAGATGGCGATGAAAACGTTCCCCAGTCCCAAAGCGGGGAGTTCGTTGGCCCTCACATTAGCGATGGCATGTGCATTGTTGGAACTGGTGATTGCAGATCGGGGCGAGGAAAGGGCGGTGCCGCCGGGAAGAGATTGGCACAGCGATGTGCTGCATGTGCGCGAATGGCGTAGGGATGCACTGTTACTCGGAGAGGCGGACATGAGCGAAGTGATCCGTCTGTTCCGAGACCATCCTGGAACAGCGGAAGCCAATCCCTTAAGTTCGCCTACACCGGTTGCCCGTTTGCAGGCACTTGCCGAGACCGTTATGGAGACGGGGATTCCATACTTGGACCATGCGGGGGACAAAAAAAGCGACGTTGTCACCGTCCTTCTACAGGCGCGAGCGGTATGGCTGGGCGCGCATCATATCCGATGTTACAACCGGAATAAAACGATGGAAGCCCCTCTTACGAAGAGTGTCCGTTTGACAAAGGTAAGGCTTTGGGACGAGAGATTGGAAATGGCCATGCAAACAATAGAAATGACCAGTAAGGATACATAATGGTTTCGGAAATTGATGAAACCGGGTAGAATAATGGGAGAGGAAGGTGAGGCCCAATGACCTCCACTCGGGAGCAGATATTGCATCTGCTCAAAACGGATGGACCGATGACGGTCAGTGATTTGGCTGAAAAACTGGACATCACGGAGATGGCGGTACGGCGCCACCTCAACACGTTGGAACGGGATCAGATGATTGGTTCCCGTCTGTTGCGCCAGGCGATGGGGCGTCCGACCAGCCAATTTTATCTGACAGATAAAGCGGATGAATATTTCCCAAAAAACTATCATACCTTTGCACTCAGTCTGTTGGAGGACATCGAGGAGACGGAAGGTCCGGAAGCAGTTGAGCGGTTGTTTGAACGGCGCAAGGACCGTTTGACAAAAGAGTTTCAAGATGCTTTTCGGGGTAAAACGTGGGAGGAGCAGGTCAAAACACTCGCTAAACTGCAGGATGAAAAGGGCTATATGGTTCGGCTGGAAAAGCGGTCAGACGGTTCCTACGAGTTGACGGAGCTCAACTGTCCGATCGCGCAGGTGGCAAATCGGTACCAACAGGCTTGCGCTTGTGAAATCGGGTGGTTCCGCAATATGTTGGATGCGGATGTGGATCGGACAGAATGCAAGGCCAAAGGCGGGCAACATTGTGTCTATGTGATCAAGCCCAAAAACAATTGATTGAGCAGGCCGTGTCTGATCCATATCGTCCGGATCGTTTAGAGGAAATTGCCCGCAGTGGGGTTCCTGCGTTTCGGGAACTTCGCTCGGCGGCCTTGGGAAAAGTCACTTACATGCGATGATCAGAGATGCCCTGGTTCGGACACAACTTGGTCTTAACGGCATTGAGCCGTTCTTTTTTTGCACTGCGGGACAATCCTGCAATACAATGAAATCAATCGGGCGTTTTGTGGAATCAGGAGGGAAACCATATGTCTCAATGGTACGAAGAAAGTTTCGGGGAAGATTACCTGCTGGTGTATCGCCATCGCAGTAAATCATCCGCAAAAAAAGAAGTGCGGGCGATCACCCGGTGGTTGGACCTGAGACCGGGTCAACACGTATTGGATTTGTGTTGCGGCACGGGACGTCACTCCATCGCGCTGGCAGAGGAGGGATTGCACGTCTCAGGAATCGATTTGTCCGAGACACTGTTGAAACACGCACGGGAAGAATCAGCAGGTCGGAACATTCGGTATGTTCGCGGCGACATGCGGGAATTGCCCTTTGAAGACGGGTCTTTTGACGTGGTCGTTAACTTGTTTACTTCCTTTGGTTATTTTGAAACGGATGCGGACAACCAAAAGGTATTGCACGAAATCGCACGTGTACTACGGTCTGGCGGCGCGTTTCTGATTGATTTTCTCAATCGTCAATCGGTGCAATCTCGCTTGGTTCCTGTCAGTGAGCGGGAGCAAAACGGTTTGCACATCCGGGAGGAACGTCGCATTGACGGTGATTTCGTACGGAAAACGATCACCATCACGGCTCCTGACGGGCATCGCCGTCAATACCATGAACGCGTCAAAATGTACACGTATGAACAAATGCGGGATATGCTGGCACAATCCGGTTTGCGGGTGGAGGATGCCAAGGGGGATTTTGAAGGCAATCCGTATACGTCGGAAAGTCCGCGCATGATTTTGATGGGACGTGGTAACTGATGAAAACCTATCAGGCCTATCTACTGGATTTGGACGGCACACTGTACCGCGGGAAGGAAGTGATTCCGGGAGCGCTGGAATTTGTACGCTGGTTAAAAGACAGCGGCCGTGATTTCCTTTATTTTACAAACAACTCATCCCGTACTCCGGAACAAGTGGCGGAAAAACTGAGAGCGTTTGGATTTCCGGCGGAGCCGGATCAGGTGATGACGTCATCGATCGCCACCGCCCGCTTTTTGCAGGAGCAATTGAAGGGAACGGCGCAATCCGTCTATGCCATCGGCGAAGTGGGTTTGATCACGGCTCTGCGTGAAGCCGGTTTCCGTTTCGATGAAGACCGGCCCGATGCAGTCGTGGTCGGCATCGACCGGGATTTTCACTATGAAAAAATGAAAAAGGCTTGTTTGGCGATTCGCAATGGCGCCCGGTTCATCGGAACCAACGGAGATAAAGCGTTGCCGACGGAAGAAGGACTGTTGCCCGGCAACGGATCATTGTGTGCGGCGATCGCGACTGCCACAGGGGTCGACCCCGTCTTTGTTGGAAAACCCGAGCCGTTTATGGTTCATTACGCACTGGAACGATTGGGAAGCAAACCGGAAGAAACGTTGGTGGTGGGAGACAATCTGATGACTGACATCCAGGCAGGAGCGGTCGGCGGAATCGACACGCTGCTGGTTTATACCGGTGTTACCACCCGGGAACAAACGGCGGCATCCGATATCCGGCCAACCTATGAAGTGGACAACCTGCTGCAATGGATACAGAAGGAGGCAGCCAGCCGATGAACAAATGGGAGGATATCACGCAAGTTTCTCTGCCGTTGCCGTTCGCGTTGAAAATCATTCACGCGTATGTGGTGACAGGGACTGACGGGATTACATTGATTGACACAGGACTTCACATCGGGGAAGACTTGGATACTTGGGAACAAGCACGGCAGGAAATGGGATGGGAATGGAAAGATGTAGAAAAAATCGTGCTGACGCATTATCATCCGGATCATTACGGGTTGGCCGGCACATTGCAGAAAAAGACAGGAGCACCCGTATACATGTCCAAGACGGATGCCGAGCAGGCCTTGCTGTTTTGGCGGGAGGACAGCGATCAGCCGGAAACGATGGCGCGATTTTACGCCAAACACGGTTTGGATGAAGAATGGGTGAAGCAGATGCCCGATCACCTGCGCAATTTCCGTCGATGGGTGGAACCTCACCCGCAACCGACTTATATTGCCGGTGGAGAGACGGTTCGTTTGGGAAACAGGAGCTATGAAGTACTGCATACCCCCGGACATGCTGACGGCCACCTCAGTTTCTACGATCCGGAACGAGAATGGTTGATCGGCGGCGATTTTCTGCTTCCCAAAATTACACCCAACATCAGTCTGTGGCCCGGATGTGATCCCAATCCGTTGCGGTCGTATCTGACCACGTTGGACCGTATGAACGATCTGCCGGTGAAGAAAGTGTTCCCTTCTCACGGACCCGTATTTGATCATTACCGGAAACGAATCGAAGAGCTGAAAGCGCACCATGCCGCACGACTGAATGAAATGCTGGAATTTGTGAAAGAAGGTCCGAAAACAGCGAAAGAGGTGTGTGATTTTATCTTCGGCTCCAATCTGTCCATCCATAATCTCCGCTTTGCCCTGTCGGAAACCTTGGCCCATTTGGAATATCTGCGGGATGAAGGGATGCTGCAGTTGGCGGAGGAAAAAGGCCGGTTTTACTACATGCATGCTTGATGTGAGCTAGGTGGGAAACGATTGGGCCGCGGCTCCGATCGGGCACTGGGTGCCCGTGGATGACCGCGGCTTGTTTACAACGGTCCGTTATGATCGATCGAGCGACTGGAGAAGATGGGGAGTGGAATCGGGTGATACAAGATAACGACCATATCCTTTATTTCTCAAATACCCTTCCGTGAGGCGTTTGACCTGGACCGGAGCGGACAACCAATAACCGCATACCACCCATTCCTCGCGGTTCACGCCCGAATGACCCGCTTCTCCGGCCAGTTCTTCCACCTGTTCTTTGATTGCACGCTTGACCTCGGCTCGTTCCAGCGAGGGAACGGGACTGACCAATTCATTGAGCAAATCTCTGGCATGATCGGACCATTTCATTTTCCACACTCCTTTGAAACATGCCCTCAAGATTGTCCGGCAAGCTTGTTTTTCACAGTGTACACGGAAGCTTTCCATTTTATGATCTTGTCGGCTGAAGGCATGAATCCAGACGAATCAGGGAGGGAGTTGTATTGACATCACATCAGCCCCGCGTTGCGCTGATCGCGGGAGGTTCACGCGGTTTGGGACGAATGGCGGCAGTGGAGTTGGCTTGTGCCGGGTGGGATCTCATGATCAACTACCGTCAGGGAGGGGAAGAGGCAAACCGGTTGGTCCATCATCTCAGAGAGTACGGCAGACAGGTGGAAGCGGTACAGGCAGATGTCAGCCAGCGGACGGAAGTGGCTCGATTGGTTGAACGGACTGTGACGAGGTTTGGCCGTGTCGATGCCCTCGTACACG
This window contains:
- the larE gene encoding ATP-dependent sacrificial sulfur transferase LarE produces the protein MDVRDKNERLGHLLKEMNHVVVAFSGGVDSTFLLARAQEELGERCLAVTASSDTFPKREFDAAVALARQLGVRHETLHVEELTNEAFAANNLDRCFHCKDGLYSRLQAIAARYANAVIVDGSHADDVGDYRPGMQATRRWGVRSPLMEVGLTKKEIRLLSKEMGLPTWNKPSFACLSSRIPYGTRITREKISQLDQAEIFLLELGFTQVRVRHHEMIARIEVLPEEMPLVLHHTAAITDFFRSLGFVYTTLDLAGYRSGSMNIARNQAGETL
- the lipA gene encoding lipoyl synthase, encoding MKHERKPEWLKVKLSTGENYQELKRMMRSKTLHTVCEEARCPNIYECWANRTATFMILGDICTRACRFCAVKTGLPTELDWQEPERVAEAVEQMGVKHAVVTSVARDDLKDGGAAIFAATIKAIRKRNPFTSVEVLIPDFQGNWDALKVVMDARPDILNHNIETVRSRSDRVRSKAKYDRSLELLRRAKEMQPDIPTKSSIMVGVGEEYHEILKAMDDLRAVNVDILTIGQYLQPTKKHLKIHRYYTPEEFQQLKEEGLKRGFSHVESGPLVRSSYHAHEQVQSAEKRMAQ
- a CDS encoding YhcN/YlaJ family sporulation lipoprotein, whose translation is MKRRLILGFCAFLFLMTGCMQARMPERNLDESLYQNRQNTRPYDYVGNRDASRYQMHGGSNQIGYIHYDESQFRNADGTTVKGPSVYVDRTILARHIAHLETVLPNVKAASVLVTDNHVFVGVQTKTGRLDRKTLHDAWRTAASVTPRYFRIHVTSDTRLRNQIDRVGMRLKRGNYVEGARGDLEQLLDRMGDKTPPDVGGAGRSTRAGGPGGV
- a CDS encoding YutD family protein; this translates as METISIQGKEYELITNHKNGWNPEAFRKRYSDILGKYDYIVGDWGYGQLRLKGFFSDHHPKATNDSKISYLEEYLNEYCNFGCAYFVLRCVNNKRHYTKSRKGKQRERRVYEKR
- a CDS encoding DUF3055 domain-containing protein; this encodes MMTQENWMFLYDDKEETRTRFVSFVGDTNRFDLAIIQTDRFYGKLLVLNLQSNKFAIIGPDDLKEPGYLEHVYGLSEAEAKELEQFLWSMIG
- a CDS encoding MerR family transcriptional regulator, translating into MSKPATISTREAAERLHVHARTIRKWIDVFAEYIRPEWNDRGHYVLTEESFNRLADIQERLQQQPNKSMRQVRLELYKEGKLKPEQPPASTQDAKKDKVAPFLNAEKALQHMMKHMENIGEMVSELYERLERMEEHTYSLFDAIEELDNKFTTMTYEYAPANDVHLMFDEIRKKQDQLRIELRNLSFNNRLAAASEESQFVPRRQKKSARFLGIF
- a CDS encoding GNAT family N-acetyltransferase, producing MWRSMFELRRLYVKPDVQRQGVGRRLLEAVIQAGRIKSMYAWVEQKNEIGRAFYARRGFVKVNERKEDFLGTVTVVEKWVWRCQKTASAFGTDGPPR
- a CDS encoding HIT family protein; protein product: MSPLTGIAANHVEIRECITFSERREVNWAPQPPTALFAGNIGVKLFSHLEKIAENDLALLYHAPLEKQPEPSIYLGHLIVESRRHTTGWDKLMEKEAAAIGQMISRAARALKSLVQAEHIYVFGIGHNVPHLHVHVIPRYPGTPQEYWGIRVTEWDTAPRGGINEVDHLCRKLRQFFDTATPTSPPP
- a CDS encoding spore coat protein, with protein sequence MQPPYGQQTPTRGTQQNQPQQSTGLPQVKGPELNDRDRLNDILSTEKYLTTAYNIAVNEASTQQLYQVQMQMLTELHQCQRDLFNLMSQKGWYKTDPAPAQQVTQTAQQFANYRTQFPYA
- a CDS encoding manganese efflux pump; the encoded protein is MHPLLPLIALSFAANVDNVGVGITYGLGNKQIPYAALLLVAVIGGFASGTADWLSSWLRPVLPGFLLGWMAGFTMLIIGLRSYWAARVRITRYATLLEKEWWFLALGLSLNNLGIGLTGGLLGYAPTFFGLVLGGFSGILLWAGCMLGARVRRIFHPGPWLQYISGSALILLGLYQIITS
- a CDS encoding DUF86 domain-containing protein; translated protein: MIYDVNTERIERQLTYLQTCIDVIARIDEHPKEKWIQDPIRVFALSRAYHIAVECIIDVGSLLIDGFVMRDPGGYLDIVDILTDEEVIPAEQADTMKALVLFRDRLVRHYDTLAPADLAVHLDKREIMASFIHWVRSYLTRELGESY
- a CDS encoding helix-turn-helix transcriptional regulator, with amino-acid sequence MTSTREQILHLLKTDGPMTVSDLAEKLDITEMAVRRHLNTLERDQMIGSRLLRQAMGRPTSQFYLTDKADEYFPKNYHTFALSLLEDIEETEGPEAVERLFERRKDRLTKEFQDAFRGKTWEEQVKTLAKLQDEKGYMVRLEKRSDGSYELTELNCPIAQVANRYQQACACEIGWFRNMLDADVDRTECKAKGGQHCVYVIKPKNN
- a CDS encoding class I SAM-dependent methyltransferase — encoded protein: MSQWYEESFGEDYLLVYRHRSKSSAKKEVRAITRWLDLRPGQHVLDLCCGTGRHSIALAEEGLHVSGIDLSETLLKHAREESAGRNIRYVRGDMRELPFEDGSFDVVVNLFTSFGYFETDADNQKVLHEIARVLRSGGAFLIDFLNRQSVQSRLVPVSEREQNGLHIREERRIDGDFVRKTITITAPDGHRRQYHERVKMYTYEQMRDMLAQSGLRVEDAKGDFEGNPYTSESPRMILMGRGN
- a CDS encoding TIGR01457 family HAD-type hydrolase, translated to MKTYQAYLLDLDGTLYRGKEVIPGALEFVRWLKDSGRDFLYFTNNSSRTPEQVAEKLRAFGFPAEPDQVMTSSIATARFLQEQLKGTAQSVYAIGEVGLITALREAGFRFDEDRPDAVVVGIDRDFHYEKMKKACLAIRNGARFIGTNGDKALPTEEGLLPGNGSLCAAIATATGVDPVFVGKPEPFMVHYALERLGSKPEETLVVGDNLMTDIQAGAVGGIDTLLVYTGVTTREQTAASDIRPTYEVDNLLQWIQKEAASR